The DNA segment CATTGTTACGTCTCAATAGATGGGTGTGTTTTAATAATGGTTGGCAtaacaatgatttttttgttgtgttactCACAATTTGTCTCTCATGTCTTTGTACGCATTCTTGTTTTACCTGTTTTCCAGGGGAGCCGGCGCTGGAGTGCAACTGCACAACAAGCACATGCTCCCTGTTCTTCCAGAGCTTCACGTACCTCTTCCCCTTCAACATCGAGTACCACATTTTTGTCTCCGCGCTGCTTTTCGTCATGTGGAAAAACATCGGACGCACCATTGACATGtcctcaaacagaaaaagtctgGTCACCAAAACACAGGGCTTGACTTTGGGCCCCATTCTAGGTCTCCTGGCACTGGCCAGCACTATAGGAATACTGGTGGTCTACATTACACGGTTACAGGGCCCCCTGGAAGTTCACCAGTCAACCATTTCTATGTTCTACATTTACGGCATCATCATGATGGTGGTCATGTGTTCTGCCGGCGCTCTGGGTTTGCTCATCTACCGCGCAAACCACATGCCTCTTGACGCATCAAAGAACCCTTCGAGACAGCTGGACACGGAGCTGCTGTTCGGGTCGGCCCTGGGCTCCTGGTTCATGTCCTGGTGCAGCATCGTGTCAGTGCTGAGCAGCAAGAGTGACCCTCCTTACCGCTGGACCAACCTAATCTACTCCCTCCTAGTTGTTCTGGAGAAGTACATCCAGAACCTCTTCATCATCGAGTCCCTTTATCGCCAGCAGGAGAGTGTAGAGAGGGCCGACCCGGAGCTGCCCACCAATCCGGAGGTTTTCTCGGTGACTTCGTCTCTGCCTCCCTTAAACGGGATTGACAACCAGGCATACGAGTCTCCAGGTGGGGGATCCGGTTCCATGGAGAACGAGCAGGAGGAGAACGGACAGGTGTACGGATCTCAGCGGAAGCAGTCGAGTGTGACGCTGGCCGTTGACACTCACGTTGTGGAACCCTTAAATATAAAGAGGCTCGTCCTGAAGAACATTG comes from the Gambusia affinis linkage group LG07, SWU_Gaff_1.0, whole genome shotgun sequence genome and includes:
- the otop1 gene encoding proton channel OTOP1; translated protein: MSLNKYSQSSSSSSSSGSIRDKKVFAKLKLSLSGDYPRKNAELLSGQYGINLLLVGVALMLAIAQQDASVEEEDLLSFTTSLMILQLLWMMWYILVRHSQRNTRTERDVNATTCWIRGGLTLLAVLSLIMDALKIGYYIGYRLCLSAVHVVYPVIHAVHTVAQVHFLWFHIKDVIKSFETFERFGVIHAVFTNLLLWCNGVMSETEDFMKNHFRTSGLEFQNITKREPALECNCTTSTCSLFFQSFTYLFPFNIEYHIFVSALLFVMWKNIGRTIDMSSNRKSLVTKTQGLTLGPILGLLALASTIGILVVYITRLQGPLEVHQSTISMFYIYGIIMMVVMCSAGALGLLIYRANHMPLDASKNPSRQLDTELLFGSALGSWFMSWCSIVSVLSSKSDPPYRWTNLIYSLLVVLEKYIQNLFIIESLYRQQESVERADPELPTNPEVFSVTSSLPPLNGIDNQAYESPGGGSGSMENEQEENGQVYGSQRKQSSVTLAVDTHVVEPLNIKRLVLKNIAVLLLLCNISLWILPAFGCRPQYDNGLEEETFGFSRWTTILNFAIPLTLFYRMHSVASLFEVFRRV